A window of the Chloroflexus sp. Y-396-1 genome harbors these coding sequences:
- a CDS encoding phosphotransferase — translation MMITDFRHLNHTVSPAASELSESWQRSLSRLGDYTAIVVRALNLRPQTATLYRQTERHLLVRLTLPGEHVILRISPEDDLAAHTTFLRGLALSGIPGARIIQRDLSKTFVPFAYTLESFVAGQTAAELHDEHLLYGIARQAGRALRRLHRQTMPGAGRPTINGRWPRLSWRHVLIAIGQRLAGLPTPQLIFSAEEVAILQTILQDPRIDCAVPVLMHGNFGPQAVRCTVGGQHVHLEALEEPGWFVSGDGLFDLAFGMRAHLPAAWREGLYEGYCSAGILDPAETERLHLLRLLSCAWSACDRYAHGLPHEQDVEEVRRILASVASG, via the coding sequence ATGATGATCACCGATTTTCGTCATCTCAATCATACCGTTTCACCGGCAGCCTCCGAGCTAAGCGAATCATGGCAGCGGAGTCTTAGTCGGCTAGGTGACTACACTGCCATCGTGGTAAGGGCATTGAATCTGCGTCCACAGACTGCCACGTTATATCGTCAAACCGAACGTCATTTGCTGGTGCGGCTCACCTTGCCTGGCGAGCATGTTATTTTGCGCATTTCCCCAGAAGACGATTTGGCAGCGCATACCACGTTTTTGCGCGGTCTGGCTTTGAGTGGTATTCCCGGTGCACGGATCATCCAGCGCGATCTGAGTAAGACATTCGTACCGTTTGCGTACACACTTGAAAGTTTTGTCGCCGGGCAAACAGCAGCCGAGTTACACGATGAGCACCTCTTGTACGGTATTGCTCGTCAGGCAGGGCGAGCATTACGGCGATTACACCGTCAAACGATGCCCGGTGCCGGACGCCCAACAATCAATGGCCGTTGGCCACGGTTGAGCTGGCGACATGTGTTGATCGCTATCGGGCAGCGTTTGGCCGGTTTACCAACTCCACAACTCATCTTCAGTGCGGAAGAGGTTGCGATACTGCAAACCATTCTTCAAGATCCACGGATCGACTGTGCAGTTCCAGTATTGATGCACGGGAACTTCGGCCCGCAGGCGGTACGATGTACGGTTGGTGGTCAGCACGTACACCTGGAAGCGCTTGAAGAACCGGGATGGTTCGTCAGTGGTGATGGTTTATTCGATCTTGCGTTTGGGATGCGAGCACATCTGCCAGCAGCCTGGCGTGAAGGACTGTACGAAGGATATTGCAGTGCTGGCATACTCGATCCGGCAGAGACTGAACGGTTACACCTGTTACGCCTGTTAAGCTGTGCGTGGAGTGCATGTGATCGCTATGCACACGGATTGCCACACGAGCAGGATGTGGAAGAAGTACGGCGCATATTGGCGAGCGTGGCATCTGGTTGA
- a CDS encoding cytochrome c — translation MQKVFYWMYVLTLSTILAACASTTHTSSTGPDPSNQAVAVISQPATADQGNAANQVVALNNSAAAAKVVDAALPPALADTSLSAKGDPNRGKTIFASCAGCHSSSTTMLLGPGLAGLFSIEGPKLPDGVDYQGLLPNGKERSEANIAEWIRTGGSGSIGYMPPMPLTDEQMADLMAYLRTLE, via the coding sequence ATGCAAAAAGTGTTTTACTGGATGTATGTGTTGACTCTGTCAACCATTCTTGCAGCATGTGCAAGCACCACTCACACGTCTTCAACTGGTCCCGACCCTAGCAACCAGGCAGTGGCTGTAATCAGCCAACCTGCCACTGCCGACCAGGGAAACGCAGCCAATCAGGTCGTTGCACTAAACAATTCAGCAGCAGCGGCCAAGGTGGTTGATGCTGCCTTGCCACCAGCACTTGCTGATACGTCTCTCTCGGCGAAAGGTGATCCAAATCGCGGTAAGACGATTTTTGCTTCGTGTGCGGGTTGTCATTCTTCTTCCACTACCATGTTGCTCGGACCAGGTCTGGCCGGGTTGTTCAGTATCGAGGGGCCGAAATTGCCTGATGGGGTAGACTATCAGGGGCTATTGCCGAATGGTAAAGAGCGTAGTGAAGCGAACATTGCCGAATGGATCAGAACTGGTGGATCGGGCAGTATTGGTTATATGCCACCTATGCCGCTTACCGATGAGCAGATGGCTGATTTGATGGCGTACCTGCGTACATTAGAATGA
- a CDS encoding 2Fe-2S iron-sulfur cluster-binding protein gives MPVITIGERSVNVEVGTRLVLAIEQAGIAIGHRCGGNARCTTCRVVFAEGEPEEMTAAEYAKLNERGLLGQYRLACQIVCNHDMVIAEVPMTLESQGWTDTGPTPEPTVTPDPTTYPRSTLAAQHS, from the coding sequence ATGCCTGTAATCACCATTGGTGAGCGTTCAGTGAATGTTGAGGTCGGAACCAGGCTGGTGCTGGCCATCGAGCAAGCTGGGATCGCGATCGGGCATCGTTGTGGTGGAAATGCCCGCTGTACTACCTGCCGGGTTGTGTTCGCCGAAGGTGAGCCTGAAGAGATGACTGCTGCTGAATATGCCAAATTGAACGAACGAGGACTCCTTGGCCAGTACCGTCTTGCTTGCCAGATTGTCTGCAACCACGATATGGTGATCGCCGAAGTACCGATGACCCTCGAAAGCCAGGGTTGGACTGATACTGGCCCGACCCCTGAACCCACAGTAACCCCCGATCCAACCACTTACCCACGGTCAACACTCGCTGCGCAGCACTCGTAA
- a CDS encoding protein-glutamate O-methyltransferase CheR, with the protein MLSAELYDRFTTLLRQRAGLCYPEQRRSDLIYGLQRAALSLGAESLEQLLKMVECYPSAWDELIAELTIGETYFFRNAAQFTALREIILPDLIQRRAAVRYLRLWSAGCATGEEPYSLAITLHEVLPSHPPWQVSILATDINRRFLNRAREARYSKWSFRETPDHLRDCYFVAEQEYWRLRDDIRRTVTFAQHNLAEPNYPAPHLGIVAFDLIFCRNVLIYFDEETTRQVVQRLYDSLTPGGWLVVGHSEPNVVLFRQFETHNAPGTVLYRKPVHTPFFTTAATPDHSVPGAIKSSLNPSLTTLSLSPSQPPASRTLLTPAPIASKTAPTPAEELLHIAHTAADRGAWEEAQAQVEALMKAYPLFAPAYYLQAQIAEHHGQLETALAAYRRSVYLDPSMIVGYIGMAHVYIQLHQPEAARRTLRNVHNLLCSFTDSQIVDAATGSTAAELRAYVTLLMKKVDDR; encoded by the coding sequence ATGCTGTCTGCCGAGCTTTATGATCGGTTTACAACACTACTGCGCCAACGTGCCGGATTGTGTTACCCTGAACAACGTCGTTCTGACCTGATATATGGTTTGCAACGTGCAGCATTGAGCCTCGGTGCAGAGAGTCTTGAACAGCTCTTGAAGATGGTTGAATGTTACCCTTCAGCATGGGATGAACTTATCGCTGAACTTACCATCGGTGAAACCTATTTCTTTCGTAATGCCGCACAATTTACCGCACTTCGTGAAATAATCCTACCTGATCTGATCCAGCGCCGTGCAGCCGTGCGCTATCTACGTCTCTGGAGTGCAGGTTGTGCTACTGGTGAAGAGCCTTATTCGCTGGCAATCACCCTCCATGAAGTACTGCCCTCCCATCCGCCATGGCAGGTGAGTATTCTTGCTACCGACATCAATCGTCGTTTTCTCAATCGTGCTCGTGAAGCTCGCTACAGCAAATGGTCATTTCGTGAAACACCAGATCATCTGCGTGACTGCTACTTTGTGGCTGAACAGGAATACTGGCGTTTACGTGACGACATCCGACGAACGGTTACGTTTGCCCAACACAATCTCGCTGAACCGAACTATCCGGCCCCTCATTTGGGGATTGTGGCCTTTGATCTTATCTTCTGTCGTAATGTCCTGATCTATTTTGATGAGGAAACTACCCGGCAGGTTGTACAGCGACTCTACGACTCCCTTACTCCCGGTGGCTGGTTAGTTGTTGGTCATTCCGAACCGAATGTTGTGCTCTTCCGACAATTCGAAACCCATAATGCACCTGGGACAGTACTTTACCGTAAACCAGTACACACGCCTTTTTTTACCACAGCAGCAACTCCAGATCATTCTGTGCCAGGGGCAATAAAATCGTCGCTGAATCCGTCTCTTACGACATTATCTCTTTCACCTTCTCAACCGCCAGCTTCTCGTACTTTGCTTACTCCGGCTCCTATCGCATCAAAAACTGCTCCTACTCCTGCCGAAGAGTTACTTCACATCGCTCATACTGCTGCGGATCGGGGCGCCTGGGAGGAGGCACAGGCGCAAGTTGAAGCTCTGATGAAGGCATACCCACTGTTTGCCCCGGCGTACTATTTACAGGCCCAAATCGCTGAGCATCATGGTCAACTCGAAACGGCATTGGCAGCATACCGCCGTAGTGTGTATCTCGATCCATCAATGATTGTCGGGTATATTGGGATGGCACATGTGTATATACAACTTCATCAGCCTGAAGCTGCACGTCGTACTCTGAGGAACGTCCACAATCTGCTGTGCTCCTTCACCGATTCTCAGATCGTTGATGCCGCTACCGGTAGTACCGCCGCAGAACTCCGCGCTTATGTGACGTTGCTGATGAAGAAGGTTGATGATCGTTAG
- the cheB gene encoding chemotaxis-specific protein-glutamate methyltransferase CheB, translating to MNRVNDPIRVLLVEDSPSQLQLLRSYLNTTRDLVVVGTAMNGQEAVQSTLRLRPHVVAMDIHLPVFDGYEATRQIMQQRPTPIVLFSSSSGDAEQRAMAALAAGALAVVRKPSGPTDPASAADRDHLIRTLRLMAGVKVVTRHPPRVFSKRMSYRADKEYALLAVAASTGGPAALQVLLRDLGRDFPLPIVIAQHITSGFMSALAEWLNSVIPLPVSVVHQETLLIPGHVYLPADDCHLEITRQHTVDVKPHTSADRYCPSADRLFTSVAHHYGASGIGVILTGMGDDGAQGLVELVRAGGTTFGQDEASCVVYGMPKMAKAHGAVHHELPLEQLGLSIMAMLGNISSKP from the coding sequence ATGAACCGTGTGAACGACCCAATCCGAGTCTTATTAGTTGAAGACTCTCCAAGCCAATTACAACTTCTTCGCTCTTACCTCAATACAACACGTGATCTGGTCGTGGTAGGCACAGCAATGAATGGTCAGGAAGCAGTCCAATCAACGTTGCGACTGCGTCCACATGTGGTAGCTATGGATATTCATTTACCGGTGTTCGATGGCTACGAAGCTACCCGACAGATTATGCAACAACGCCCGACGCCAATCGTTCTCTTCAGTTCAAGTTCTGGTGATGCCGAACAACGTGCGATGGCTGCATTAGCCGCTGGAGCACTGGCAGTAGTGCGTAAACCATCAGGTCCTACCGATCCTGCCAGTGCTGCTGATCGTGACCATCTGATTCGCACCTTACGCTTAATGGCTGGTGTGAAGGTGGTCACACGTCATCCACCGCGTGTCTTTTCAAAACGGATGTCATACCGTGCTGACAAAGAGTATGCCTTGCTAGCTGTCGCCGCCTCAACCGGCGGTCCGGCAGCATTGCAAGTGCTCTTGCGCGATCTGGGTCGTGACTTTCCGTTACCAATTGTGATTGCGCAACACATCACATCGGGATTTATGTCTGCCCTGGCCGAGTGGCTTAACAGTGTCATTCCGTTGCCGGTAAGCGTCGTTCATCAAGAGACCCTGCTGATACCCGGTCACGTCTACCTTCCAGCAGATGATTGTCACCTTGAGATTACCCGGCAACATACGGTTGATGTAAAACCGCATACATCGGCAGATCGCTACTGTCCGAGTGCTGATCGTCTGTTTACCAGCGTGGCTCATCATTACGGTGCGAGTGGTATAGGAGTCATTTTAACCGGTATGGGTGATGATGGTGCGCAAGGGCTTGTTGAGCTGGTTCGGGCCGGAGGTACGACATTCGGCCAAGACGAAGCCTCATGTGTTGTATACGGTATGCCAAAAATGGCCAAGGCACACGGTGCTGTACATCACGAATTACCACTTGAGCAATTGGGGCTATCGATTATGGCAATGCTGGGAAACATCTCCAGCAAACCGTAG
- a CDS encoding chemotaxis protein CheW, with the protein MMDRSFITFQVGLQTFALPITFVLQIVRLPALTILADAPPAIAGLLHFHGHLLPVLIGHVLLDQPGSVTLDSLVIILGSNITQPSLGLLVDEVYDVVQVPTERLAPLSYGSELLQASLRIDDQIILVLDSSSLLEYANPRQTVKAIPA; encoded by the coding sequence ATGATGGATCGTTCTTTCATCACCTTTCAGGTTGGTCTACAAACATTTGCGCTGCCGATAACATTTGTGCTCCAGATTGTTCGTCTACCGGCTTTAACGATACTGGCTGATGCCCCCCCGGCAATAGCCGGTTTACTTCATTTTCACGGTCACCTGTTACCGGTTTTGATAGGTCATGTCTTACTCGATCAGCCCGGTTCGGTAACGCTCGATAGTCTGGTGATTATTCTCGGTTCCAACATTACACAGCCTTCACTGGGTTTGCTGGTCGACGAAGTGTACGATGTTGTGCAAGTACCTACGGAAAGACTAGCTCCATTATCGTATGGGAGTGAACTCTTACAGGCATCGTTGCGTATCGATGATCAGATCATCCTTGTGCTCGACTCATCGTCACTGTTAGAGTATGCCAATCCACGCCAGACAGTCAAAGCCATACCTGCTTGA
- a CDS encoding response regulator, translating into MLSDDDIQAQVLAVFRAEQAEHRQTITEILLDLERNPDHPHRRELIDGLFRAAHSLKGGARAAGISSVEQIAHQIEHIFAALRQNQLSLTADVCDVIYQALDVIGILMEQAVPGQMSDQKTLNDLLAHLISIGQGTNNGGAVSSSPPATSEPIMRPSTVPFTNETSIRIDVAILDSLMSEMGELLTSTLRARQLARDLHELVQIPDRWQRTWRRTAPVLRQRSSDTDRAVMPRNQLIVAETLKQADEVISVLSKKLAQLAYQARDQYDRLAEISTRMQAQIQRTRMSPLSRIIGSLRLHVRDLARSAGKEVEFVVEDTGAEADRQVLDQVYEICLHLLRNAIDHGIERPDVRKAKGKMPVGLIRLIAGVSGDRLSLVISDDGVGIDREGIKQRALQMGLLSKRDIEHADHAVLFDLLFTPGFSTKSKVSELSGRGVGLDVVRTTVERMGGSVTVTSVPDQGTTFTLTLPLTLMRSHGLLISVHSQLFALPVDNLRRVVQVNRSQIHILEGRPVLLVDSRPVQLISLARLIGYTSDTAIDLVTPKPALLIGSNERQIACLVDDIGEEIDLVVHRLPAPLKRVRFISGAAILADGSVAPILDAVDLLRAVLMADYAVSLPAGNTTPSHLPTILVVDDSITTRTLEKNILEAAGYRVVLATDGQEALERLHNLQDQGGCQLVLSDIDMPRLNGFDLTRQIRTDPAFRHLPIVLVTSLDSQADRERGLAAGADAYIVKRAFDQQVLLETIARLL; encoded by the coding sequence ATGCTCTCAGATGACGACATCCAGGCGCAGGTACTAGCCGTCTTTCGAGCCGAGCAGGCTGAGCATCGTCAGACCATCACTGAAATTCTGCTCGATCTGGAACGAAATCCGGATCATCCGCATCGCCGTGAGCTTATTGATGGCCTGTTTCGCGCAGCTCACAGTTTGAAAGGAGGTGCGCGCGCTGCCGGTATTAGTAGCGTCGAGCAGATTGCCCATCAGATCGAGCATATTTTTGCTGCATTGCGGCAAAACCAGCTTTCTCTTACTGCCGATGTCTGTGATGTGATTTATCAGGCACTTGATGTCATTGGCATACTGATGGAGCAGGCCGTGCCGGGTCAGATGAGCGATCAGAAGACATTGAACGATCTGCTTGCGCATCTCATATCAATCGGCCAGGGTACAAATAATGGCGGAGCGGTCAGTTCGTCTCCACCTGCTACCTCTGAACCGATTATGCGACCGTCCACCGTACCCTTTACAAATGAAACAAGTATTCGGATTGATGTTGCCATTCTCGACAGTCTGATGAGTGAGATGGGTGAGCTATTAACAAGCACGCTGCGTGCTCGTCAGCTTGCCCGTGACTTGCATGAACTGGTACAGATACCTGATCGCTGGCAACGAACCTGGCGGCGAACAGCACCGGTCTTACGTCAAAGATCATCGGATACCGATAGGGCTGTTATGCCACGAAACCAACTGATCGTTGCTGAAACGCTTAAACAGGCTGATGAAGTCATCAGTGTGCTTAGCAAAAAGCTGGCTCAGCTTGCTTACCAGGCTCGTGATCAGTACGACCGCCTGGCTGAGATTAGCACCCGAATGCAGGCTCAAATTCAACGCACTCGCATGTCACCCCTGAGTAGAATTATCGGTTCGTTACGCCTGCATGTGCGTGATCTAGCCCGGAGCGCTGGTAAAGAGGTCGAGTTTGTGGTTGAAGATACTGGCGCTGAAGCTGATCGCCAGGTGCTCGATCAGGTGTATGAGATTTGTCTGCATTTGCTACGCAACGCGATTGATCACGGGATTGAACGACCTGATGTGCGGAAGGCAAAGGGCAAGATGCCGGTCGGTTTGATTCGGCTGATAGCCGGTGTCAGTGGTGATCGGCTCAGTCTTGTGATCAGCGACGATGGAGTGGGAATTGATCGAGAGGGTATCAAACAGCGTGCGCTTCAGATGGGCTTGTTGAGTAAACGGGATATCGAACATGCCGATCATGCAGTACTGTTCGATCTCCTGTTTACACCAGGCTTCTCAACGAAATCAAAAGTAAGTGAGTTATCAGGTCGTGGGGTTGGTCTTGATGTAGTCCGTACTACCGTCGAGCGGATGGGAGGTAGCGTAACCGTTACAAGTGTACCCGATCAGGGTACGACATTTACCCTAACCCTTCCTCTCACCCTGATGCGTTCTCATGGCCTGTTGATTTCTGTGCATAGTCAACTCTTTGCCTTACCCGTCGATAACTTACGCCGTGTTGTGCAGGTAAACCGCTCACAGATTCATATCCTTGAAGGACGCCCCGTCTTACTGGTTGATAGTCGGCCAGTGCAACTCATTTCTCTGGCCCGCCTGATTGGCTATACATCAGATACAGCGATTGATCTTGTTACGCCCAAACCGGCGTTATTGATTGGAAGTAACGAAAGACAGATTGCCTGCCTTGTTGACGATATTGGTGAAGAGATCGATCTCGTTGTCCATCGTCTTCCAGCACCACTAAAACGGGTTCGCTTTATCAGTGGTGCTGCAATTCTCGCCGACGGCAGTGTTGCGCCGATCCTTGACGCAGTTGATCTGTTACGGGCAGTCTTGATGGCTGACTATGCCGTCTCCTTACCGGCTGGCAACACGACGCCTTCTCATCTGCCCACAATTCTCGTGGTTGATGACTCGATTACGACACGCACCTTAGAAAAGAACATTCTCGAAGCCGCCGGCTATCGGGTTGTACTAGCTACCGATGGTCAAGAAGCGTTAGAACGATTGCATAATTTGCAGGATCAGGGTGGCTGCCAGCTTGTGTTAAGTGATATCGATATGCCTCGGCTGAATGGGTTTGATCTGACACGCCAGATTCGCACCGATCCTGCCTTCCGTCATCTACCGATTGTGCTCGTCACTTCTCTCGATAGCCAGGCCGATCGTGAACGTGGATTGGCAGCGGGTGCTGATGCGTATATCGTCAAACGTGCCTTTGATCAACAAGTGCTTCTGGAAACTATTGCACGTTTGCTGTGA
- a CDS encoding methyl-accepting chemotaxis protein, protein MSFLNDISLRNKILLLVFLVFLCVVTVSVISYQALLGANEREREVQNAYNIIVHTRQLETSLYMMESGERGFLITGDPVFLEKYDSGKQLYLAVFGELKRQIPSDSSMYVMLEEVDRELEAWKSQVAEPLINMRYAVNRNEASLDQIIQVVASRAGNDRFTRISQVMSQIVNAEEQLLKNVSEVSLQALQSLQIVLIGGPAITVIAGTLLTFLIASSIDRRLKIVTNASTQMATGRINEHYDLPEGRDEVGQLATAFRQMSETIRRQLEEQRRANEELRAANATKVAKEYLEQMVREYSVFAEEIARGNLTVRLQVSNNGDDLSLLGKQLNAMVDGLRTIAAQVQRANADISTAAAEILAATTQQASSAAEQSAALTQTATTIDEVKAISVQTAKQATQVANDSQNALEIAKQGAQAVEDTINGMNQIRSRVETIAQTILGLAEQTQAIGVIMTTVSELADQSNLLALNAAIEAARAGEQGKSFAVVAQHVRELAERSKAAAQQVRDILAEIQKATNAAVMVTEEGAKGVEQGVALAAQAGRIIHRIASEVENGAQANIQIAAAAQQQMVGMEQIGQAMANIQQATTQALASTRQAERAAQDLHTLAQKLQQTVAIYRL, encoded by the coding sequence ATGTCATTCCTTAATGATATAAGTCTCCGCAATAAAATTCTCCTCCTGGTCTTCCTCGTCTTTCTTTGTGTTGTTACAGTTTCGGTTATTTCTTACCAGGCGCTGCTCGGGGCAAACGAACGCGAACGAGAGGTACAAAATGCTTACAACATAATTGTTCATACTCGCCAGCTTGAAACCAGCTTGTACATGATGGAGTCAGGCGAACGCGGTTTCCTGATAACCGGTGATCCCGTCTTCCTAGAGAAGTATGATAGTGGAAAACAACTCTATCTCGCTGTCTTTGGAGAATTGAAACGGCAGATTCCGTCCGATTCTAGTATGTATGTGATGCTTGAGGAAGTAGATCGTGAACTTGAGGCTTGGAAATCGCAGGTTGCTGAGCCTTTGATCAATATGCGTTACGCCGTGAATCGCAATGAAGCGTCGCTTGATCAAATCATTCAGGTAGTTGCCAGCCGGGCTGGAAATGATAGATTCACTAGAATTAGTCAAGTGATGAGCCAAATAGTAAATGCGGAGGAACAGTTGCTTAAGAACGTCTCGGAGGTTTCGTTACAGGCGCTGCAAAGCCTACAGATTGTTTTAATTGGAGGTCCGGCCATCACCGTTATTGCTGGCACACTACTAACCTTTTTAATCGCCAGCAGTATTGATCGTCGTCTCAAAATAGTAACCAATGCTTCCACCCAAATGGCTACTGGACGGATCAATGAACACTATGATCTTCCAGAAGGGCGCGATGAGGTTGGGCAACTGGCAACCGCGTTTCGTCAAATGTCCGAAACCATTCGTCGGCAACTTGAAGAACAACGACGGGCAAATGAAGAATTACGTGCTGCAAATGCTACCAAAGTAGCTAAGGAATATCTCGAACAAATGGTACGAGAATACAGTGTGTTCGCCGAAGAAATTGCCCGTGGAAATCTCACTGTACGACTACAAGTATCTAACAACGGCGATGATCTTTCGCTGCTCGGTAAACAACTCAATGCGATGGTTGATGGGCTACGGACGATTGCTGCCCAGGTGCAGCGTGCCAATGCGGATATTTCCACTGCTGCGGCTGAAATTCTGGCTGCTACCACCCAACAAGCCTCATCCGCAGCCGAACAGTCGGCTGCATTAACGCAAACGGCTACCACCATTGATGAAGTGAAGGCCATTTCCGTGCAAACTGCAAAACAAGCGACTCAGGTTGCAAACGATAGCCAAAATGCGCTGGAGATAGCCAAACAAGGGGCGCAAGCCGTGGAAGATACTATTAATGGCATGAACCAGATCCGTAGTCGGGTTGAAACGATTGCGCAAACGATACTTGGCCTGGCGGAACAAACGCAGGCTATTGGCGTCATTATGACGACGGTAAGCGAATTAGCCGATCAGAGTAATCTGCTAGCTCTGAATGCGGCAATCGAAGCAGCCCGTGCTGGTGAACAGGGGAAGAGTTTTGCAGTGGTAGCCCAACATGTGCGTGAATTGGCTGAACGCTCGAAGGCGGCAGCGCAACAAGTGCGTGATATTCTAGCCGAAATCCAAAAAGCGACAAATGCAGCAGTGATGGTGACCGAAGAGGGAGCCAAAGGTGTTGAACAGGGTGTGGCCCTCGCAGCCCAGGCCGGACGGATTATTCACCGTATTGCTAGCGAGGTCGAAAATGGGGCACAGGCGAATATTCAAATTGCAGCGGCAGCCCAGCAGCAGATGGTGGGCATGGAACAGATTGGTCAGGCGATGGCAAATATCCAGCAGGCAACTACTCAAGCATTAGCGTCGACTCGTCAGGCCGAACGGGCTGCGCAGGATTTGCATACGCTGGCCCAGAAATTGCAGCAGACGGTAGCAATCTATCGTCTTTAG
- a CDS encoding response regulator transcription factor gives MNDIDILLVEDSPSQALNFRLMLERAGYRVQVATDGIAGWRTASLEPPRLILLDIDLPGLDGFQVLCRLKRDLHTKHIPVVMLTHRDRIDSVQRALELGADDYLFKDDAPFELLNVVSQVLALFSQE, from the coding sequence ATGAACGATATTGATATTCTTCTGGTAGAGGATAGTCCTAGCCAGGCACTCAACTTTCGCCTGATGCTCGAACGGGCCGGTTATCGCGTGCAGGTCGCGACTGATGGTATAGCCGGATGGCGTACTGCCAGTCTCGAACCGCCACGTTTGATCCTACTCGATATTGACTTACCTGGGCTTGATGGATTTCAGGTATTGTGTCGTTTGAAGCGTGATCTCCATACTAAACACATTCCCGTCGTGATGCTCACTCATCGCGATCGGATAGACAGTGTTCAACGTGCTCTCGAGCTCGGTGCTGACGATTACCTGTTCAAAGATGATGCTCCCTTTGAACTCCTTAATGTTGTGTCGCAAGTCCTGGCCTTATTCAGTCAGGAATAG
- a CDS encoding chemotaxis protein CheW: MDLNNLFSDPVAREILQARAKALASVPNSASSIEGELTLHFTLGDETYSIPATTAREVLRFTSVASLPGVPPAILGLINVRGRLLTCIDLRPLLGLSFSPPRETMHLLIISAGTIEAALLVDQVLDVRWYSGFLQPTPAMLAGNSVNWVRGMDETLAIHLDPAALLHDPALTIDVDKAKE, from the coding sequence ATGGATCTCAACAACCTCTTCTCCGATCCCGTTGCCCGCGAGATCCTTCAAGCAAGAGCCAAAGCGTTAGCTAGTGTGCCGAATTCAGCCAGCAGCATTGAGGGTGAACTTACCCTTCATTTTACGCTTGGTGATGAAACCTACAGCATTCCAGCAACTACGGCTCGAGAAGTTCTTCGTTTCACCTCAGTTGCATCACTCCCTGGCGTTCCCCCGGCTATTCTTGGTCTCATTAACGTGCGTGGACGCTTACTAACGTGTATTGATCTGCGACCACTCTTGGGGCTCTCGTTCTCTCCTCCACGTGAAACAATGCACCTGCTCATAATCAGTGCTGGTACTATCGAGGCTGCCTTGCTCGTTGATCAAGTCCTTGATGTACGTTGGTATAGCGGTTTCCTTCAACCCACACCAGCAATGTTGGCTGGAAACAGTGTTAATTGGGTGCGTGGGATGGATGAAACGCTGGCTATTCATCTCGATCCAGCGGCATTACTCCACGATCCGGCCCTGACCATTGATGTGGACAAAGCAAAGGAGTAG